ggctattgctacaaatatatacGTGCCActtattactggttttgtggttcagggtcacagtTTGATTTAATGTTACTAGAATAATCTCTGTTTCTGAGCAGGATGTTGAGGTGGAGAAACAGTCTCATTTTGCCATCATCAGCATGAAAACCGCTGCATCCACCACGGTAAGAAGGGACAGTCTCCAGAAACAAGTTTTTAAATCTTCGTACCTGTTATTAGAGCACATCTGTCTTTCCAGCTTCTAGTCTTGTCTCAAGTTGGAAAGGTGTTGGATGAAGTCGACTGGTTAATCGCCAAGAAGAAGGGCCAGATAAGCTCAGACCGAACAATTTCAGGTAACACACCAAAGATCTCCAACACACCCGCCTGGAAGTTTCTGATTAGCTGGCtcaagtgtgtttaattaagACTGTCGCCTTCCAGAACTAGGATTGGACATCGCAGATCTAGGAGAAAGAGCATTATAGCCATTtcctttgtgtgtttttgcattagGAAACACCCAGCAGCCACTGGGCCAGCAGGACCCGATTGAGAAGGCTGTCACGATTCAGTTAGGCACGCTGCTAACAGCTCTACACGAGCTGGTTCAGACCGCCCTGCCCACGGGACCCTGCACAGACACACTAATGAGAGAGCTCAGTCGAACCTACAGCATCCTGACTACACTTACCAAATATGTGAGCCTCCTTCTGATTTATGTGATCTATAAATCGCCAATTCAGAAATTTCAGTTTGCTCTGTCATGGTTTGGGGGATCTGTACACAAAATCGTCGTTAAAagcacttgtttttttattttgcagtataTTCAGCTGTGTGCGACCCAACCTGGCCAGCTACCTGCACGTTTGGAGAAACTGGTaagatttttctaaatatttacagCATAGAGAGGGGCAAGaaaagaaatgatttttttttatgttaaacttTAACATGTGTGATAATGTGTCTATAAAGTCTGATCTTTCAGTGGATTATACTACTGAAACTAATTTCTActgagataaaataaaatgtttcctctgcactaaatcagcatatcagaatgatttctgaaggatcatgtgacaattcaGTTGTGTcagtattgtattttaaaatatatttcaatagaaaacagctcttatttcacagtattacagtttttacagtagttttgatcaaataaatgcataaaaaaggcGGACATTTGAccaaaaacttttaaaaggtaGCGTAGTTGTGTTGCAAggatgtaaaatgtaatatacaacTCAACATTAAtggcttttatttgtatataaaaacaaaacttttaactGTTTTCTAACTGAGGAACCAAACAGCCATTATTGCCAAATGGGGTTATATTTAACCTAAAACAGTAAAAACCTAGTTAAAAATATTCAAGGCTTGTTTTCTGTAGATCCACATTTAACTGAAATGCCACTAAAATAACTTCTCTCGTGTCCAGGTGAAGCTGTCAGGCTCTCATCTCACTCCTCAGTGTTACTGTTTCATCACGTATGTACAGGTGTGTACGTAAATGATCCTCTTTTTGATGTTTTTCAACCTTCACCACACTGTCTTTGACGCATTATCAAACCATATTCCTTTGTAGAGTGGAGAGCTGATGGCAGGAGGCCCGGAAAagttgaagaagaagaaaaaagaagatgACGCAGTAGCGGCTGCTTCAGTAGGAACTATTACGAATTATCCCCTGAGACTAAAAAAAATGCAAGTCTTGAAAATACTTTGTGCATCTGATGTGATATCTTTTCTAGGCTAAAGTCCTGCGTGAGACTAAAGCCATCCCAAATCTCATTTTCAACATTGAACAGTATGAGAAGTTTCTCATTCTTCTCTCCAAGAAATCCAAGGTATTTTCTCAAGAGGATCCAAGTCTCCTATTCAACAACAAGTGTTACCAAAACCTCTGAAGAATGAAGGCACCTCTGAATGTTTTCAAACAGGTCAATCTGATGCAGTACATGAAACAGAGCACTTCCAGAGACTTCCGAATCAATGCGGCCACACTGGACGCTGCACTGCAGGAACAGGAACAGCAGCAGGATCAAAGCCAACAGGTGCGTCTTTGTTCAAACATGTTCATACTCAGACAGTGCTGTGGGTTTGGGCTTTTCATCTTCAGTggtgtcttttattttctttcctttaGGCTGAAGAATCTCAGGTTTCAGAGGAAAATCAAGCACCAAAGAAAAAGAGGAGGAAACAGTGAAAAAAAGAGCTTCTTGTCCTCCTTTTGCACTTTTTACTACCCTGTTCATTCATTTCAACATTGCGTTCACACTAGGGGTGGTCATTTGTGTGCTGAGAGAGACTGCATCGCCCGTGTTCATTCTTTTCATGTCACATATATTATATCCTTGTAGCTTGCTGTTTTCCTTTGGCGAACGATGCTTTGGTGATCTCTATAATCTGATAAATGTCCAACACCTCACCTGTTGATATATAAAAACAGGATCAAGTTGCTTTCTGATATAAAAAGAATCCAACTCCGGTTTAATTAATTCATTGTAGTCGTtcgttttatttgaatttatagtGTGTTAATGAGTTTGTGTTCACAAAATGCTGCTATTATCTTAATAAAAAATGTCCACATATGATCTGGtgaattttgttctttttttttttcttttcttttttctttttttttttttataaaagagtcTACCCATAAATTATTTGCTCACAATCTTCATcagatcatccaagatgtaggtgtttctttcagatttggagaaatgtagcattccatcacttgcttaccaatggatgctctgctgtgaatgggtgccagcagaatgagtccaaacagctgataaaaacgtcaCAATTATCCACAATTAATCAATgcttgtgaagcgaaaagctgcgtgtttgtaagaaacaaatccacgaaggcgttttaactttaaactgtctcACTTCTGAAGCAATATATGGACAGTGAACTTgtatattttagccagaagaaattatgtaaaaataaacaatgatggatttgtttcttaaatacACCAAGCTTTCCAatttacaagacattaattgatggactggagtcgtgtggattactatGTTTTTATcatggactctcgttctgactgcacccattcactgcagaggatccactggtgagcaagtgatgtaatgctacatttcttcaaatctgattacgaaacaaaatcatctacatcttgacTAGCcagaaggtgagtacattttcagcttattttcattttcaggtaaattattcttttaatatgACAATTAAGGCTTAGACTGACCTTGTCTTAACCCGTATCTCCGCTCCACTCCGGTGGGGTTGGATGGAGTCACGCAGTCCATAGTCACCTCTTTCCGTAAGCACTTATCGATGTCCACCGCACTGAAGAAAGCCACTGACTGGGGCAAGTCCATCATTCCCAGTTTATAGGCGAACATGCACCTGAGTACGGACAAAAATATTCAAGCAAGGACTTCACAGGGTAATGTCAAAAATAACGAATCAAAGTTTGGCCTTTCACCTGGTGAGCAGGTTGGCAATCTGCAGGGCCAGAGCAGCTCTGTAGCGATCTTCACTCGTCACCAGATAACGCACCTCATCGTGAATACTGATGCAGAAGCGCCCGTCGATGTCGTGTTCCTCAAACAGCCACCGCATGGCCACCAGCATTAGATGAAGATAGTCCACCGCTGAACTCTGAACCACCCAGTTTATTCTGCTGGTAATGAACTAAAGCATAATAGAAGTCTCATTAAATCATTTCAGCAAGTTATTTCATGCAGTTACAAACATCAGTTGCAgaggtatacagtattgttcaaaataatagcagtacaatgtgactaaccagaataatcaaggtttttcgtatatttttttattgctacgtggcaaacaagttaccagtaggttcagtagattctcagaaaacaaatgagacccagcattcatgatatgcacgctcttaaggctgtgcaattgggcaattagttgaattagttgaaaggggtgtgttcaaaaaaatagcagtgtggcattcaatcactgaggtcatcaattttgtgaagaaacaggtgtgaatcaggtggcccctatttaaggatgaagccaacacttgttgaacatgcatttgaaagctgaggaaaatgggtcgttcaagacattgttcagaagaacagcgtactttgattaaaaagttgattagagaggggaaaacctataaagaggtgcaaaaaatgataggctgttcagctaaaatgatctccaatgccttaaaatggagagcaaaaccagagagacgtggaagaaaacggaagacaaccatcaaaatggatagaagaataaccagaatggcaaaggctcagccaatgatcacctccaggatgatcaaagacagtctggagttacctgtaagtactgtgacagttagaagacatctgtgtgaagctaatctattttcaagaatcccccgcaaagtccctctgttaaaaaaaaggcatgtgcagaagaggttacaatttgccaaagaacacatcaactggcctaaagagaaatggaggaacattttgtggactgatgagagtaaaattgttctttttgggtccaagggccacaggcagtttgtgagacgacccccaaactctgaattcaagccacagtacacagtgaagacagtgaagcatggaggtgcaagcatcatgatatgggcatgtttctcctactatggtgttgggcctatttatcgcataccagggatcatggatcagtttgcatatgttaaaatacttgaagaggtcatgttgccctatgctgaagaggacatgcccttgaaatggttgtttcaacaagacaatgacccaaaacacactagtaaacgggcaaagtcttggttccaaaccaacaaaattaatgttatggagtggccagcccaatctccagaccttaatccaattgagaacttgtggggtgatatcaaaaatgctgtttctgaagcaaaaccaagaaatgtgaatgaattgtggaatgttgttaaagaatcatggagtggaataacagctgagaggtgccacaagttggttgactccatgccacacagatgtcaagcagttttaaaaaactgtggtcatacaactaaatattagtttagtgattcacaggattgctaaaaaatttttttgtacaaaatagttttgagtttgtacagtcaaaggtagacactgctatttttttgaacacacccctttcaactaattgcccaattgcacagccttaagagcgtgcatatcatgaatgctgggtcttgtttgttttctgagaatctactgaacctactggtaacttgtttgccacgtagcaataaaaaatatactaaaaacgttgattattctggttagtcacattgtactgctattattttgaacaatactgtacatgctaCAAGAAGATACAAGTTATTTCCAATACAAGTTATTTCAAGTGTTGTCTCACCTCGTCCTGAACAGCAGAAGGTTCCAGAGCTCTGGAGATCCTACAGCCAAGCACTGGAGTGGCTGGTTCCTCAGAGTGGGCGATACTTTCCAGCTTATTGAACATCTCTGATTCTGTACCGCCTGCCCACACACGCCGCCCTGTGAGATTCCACTTCCTCTTTCTCCCTctggtggtgcttcaagcattAAACACAAGTTTGACACACAGATTTGTCAACACTTAGCATAAAACCGCTTGTGTTACACAGTAGTCAGCAGACCTTTGAGATGCCAGTTTGGAGATTTTACGCAGATCCTGGAGTGAGATGCTGTCATCCTCGGCTCTTTCCACCACCACATTCAACTCCTTTACCAACCATTCCCCTTCCTCAGACAGCtgatatctgcaaatattaattatttatttaaagaaacacaataaatcatacattttattataaaataatatttttcaaaaattgcaatataattttatattaatattttgataaatgtttatattttaataatcggtttaaatatttaatatgtcttattcacttttttaatacattttcattgtattaaattattcattaaattattcaacttaatttattacaataacataattttgtgttatatttttaatacttttaactatgtttgtaataatttaatgtaataaaactttatatatttttattagtgctgtcaaacaaaggtttttgtttaaataatatacgtgtgtgtactgtgtataaataaacatgcatgtatatatttgtaaaacaatatgttgtgtttatatattaaatatttatacataatataaataagatAATGTaactattttcaaaatatataatgtatatgtgtgtatttatataaacataaatatggacagtccacacacacacattatgtaaacaaaaacttttattttggatgcgattaattgtttgacagcacaaatttgtatacaataattttattagaatacaattacatttcataattatttatttatatatatatatatatatatatatatatatatatatatatatatatatatatatatatatatatatatacatacatacatacacacacacacattttatatataattatatatatatcaattatattatatataatataattgaatTCTTTTTTTACCTACCTACGCAGTCCTTTGGTAAGTGCGTACATCTGGCGAGCTTTACGAGCTGCTTCCTGTTGGCTTAGTCTGTGATTGAACTGCATTAGCAGTCGCTCAGCAAACGGCTGGCCAGCCCCATAAATCCTGCCATAGTTGAAGACCTTGGCGTGTTCACGGCTAATGCCCACAGCATCTGCGGTACGGCTGTGCAGATCCGTGCCCTGACTTTTCTTTCCCTGGAGCGTCATCCATCCAAACGCTGTGCATCCTGGAAATCAGAAATTAACAATGATCAAAGAGTGTAGTTTGCTCCTCATAAGAAATATGATCTggcgtcctcatttgtaaattgctttggataaaagtgtcagctaaatgactaaatgtaaatgcaagtcaaaattattttaggaattagCATCTTTTAATCTAATGGCTGGGAAAGTGCATCTGGAATACCATGCATTCCTGCAAACTGTGCTTCGCCCAGTATGGCAGCGATCCACAGCTCTTGAGAGTCCACATCTGCTCCCACCAGGTGATACCCAGGAGGCACCTGCACCATGGCCTTCAGCTCACTGCCTACACGATctttctgcaaacacacacaaaaccctcAGATACAATTGCCACTTTCATGCCAGAATTATGGTAACCCAATTTTGCcacacaagataaaaaaaaaaaaaaaacatatttcacgTTAAAAAGTTAGAATTGACTTTTCGTAGAGAGTTTGATTGACCAGCGATCTGACCCATCATTACGCTGAATCTGCTATTTTTGTCCAACAAACAAATCAGTTAGGAGAACAAATTAATGTtggtggacttgaacttgaaatgGTAATGGTGTGTATTGGTGGCTTTCTGCAGTTGAAACAAGAttccttctgatgttcattcatgtttattttgtactACTAGTAAAGTGTACTAGTAAAATACTAGTAAAGTGGAATAGATGATCAGTTCACGAAATGCTACAGCAATCTGTacatattaaagagccacaacatggtatttatttattgttttaattgaataaaaaaattagcaaatttgaaggctgagactttgtttcttaGGTAAAGTAACCTGCTCTAAAATCTTGCCTGTTGTTCCTCTTTGCTCCAATATGtagaaattatgagatactacatcataattatgatttaaaaaaaaaaaaaattatgagatagTCAAGTCATATGACTTATGGGAAAAAAAACTCAACTGTCATAATTTCTATTTAAGTCAAAATTTTGATATTTTGTCTCATAATGATACCACAGTACCTTATTATTTCTAGATGATTTACCATGTcaactttttttcttatgtggCGGATATGTGCTTCCATAGGCGTGAATGATATGGAGTTAAATCAGTAATAACGATtaactatatgaaataaaaaccataaaatatattatacaaaaatatctaataaatagtatataataaaatatactagatttatacacacacacacaatggcaaTAATGAATTAAGTCCAGTAATTATGAACTGCCATTCACAGTGTTTTACGAAAGGCACTGCACTCTGGAGTTGTCGTACCCGAGCATTGCTTGCAGTCAGCCATGTTGGTTCTACAGCTCTGCGAGTGACGGTTCCAGCTGTGATGACCTGTGGTAAGATGGCACCATACTGTCCTTCCTCATCAAAGTCATCATGTCTAATAAAGGAGCAAAGAGAAGGTCAGACCACTTCTGATGATTTCACTCAAATAAAGACACAATAGAGGACGTCATCAACAAACCGTCTGACAGTGCGCGGCAGTTCTGCCTTACGGAGCCATACCACCTTTTGAGAGCTGCAAAGACAGACAAAATAACAGATTTCGGATCAAATCACCATCTATACATTCGAAAGACTAGCATATCTAAAAACAGCTCTCAAACCTGATGCGTTTTTGGGCATTTCTCCAGAATGACATCATCTTGTTGATCTCAAGCGCTCGTGTGGCGTTGGTGCCCCGTCGTCCTGCCTGAAGCGTACCATCCTCCATTTTAGACAGGAAGTCTTTAGAGAATGGGCTTCCCACATTGTTCTCATTTCCATCCTGTGATTTGAAACCATTTGAGTCATGGATGTCTATAACTTAAATGAATGCACTGTACAATAAAGACGAATCTAAAACCTTATGAGGCAGTTTGAAGAACCAGCATCCAGGGATGTTGACATCATCGTATGGTCCATTTCCATTGTGATACGGACACTCGCCGTTTCCATTTTCAGTGAATGAATTTTGTTTTTTCTAAAGAGTAAATATAGCTATTGGTACCAAAAtatgtgtttgcaatgcattaaatttaacatctttttttaaaaataatcgaAAACTGAATACGATTTAATTAcgaattatatttcaaataacttcattttaaaaataacgttaaaaaaaagttttaaaagtgtaAATGAATTAAATCAATTTACTACCATTTAATTTATCCATTTAATAACAATactttttttacactatttaatTGCGGTTTAAAACTGAATatagcacataataataataattgtatttataaataggacttttttttataaataaagaaacattaaacaacAGTAAAGAATActgttgaaaatatataaataacagttaAAAATGACCCAAAATCACAACCTAACCTTGATCCTCTTGGATGGGCCTGCTGTACTCAGTGCTTCATCATCAAACACTTCCAGTCGACTCACTTCTTCAAcctacacacatgcacaaaacacacagacTTGGATGAAAAAGACCACTTTGTAGGAACATACCCTAAAACCCTATTTAGAAATAAGCAAAGCTCTAACCGTCTGCCATACGGCACTGTCCGTCAACATGAAGTCATCAGAAGGTGGGCTGTCCGGATACTGGGGCTGTTCCTTTCCCTTGCGCTCACAATATTCCTTATAGATGCTCTCGATTGCCCTGGAAGACAAGTTTTTAGGAACGATGCTGTCAAGCTACTGTATTTTCTCTTTAAGAACACATCTTTGCCTTATTTTACCTGTATGGACATACAGGTCCTTCACCGTCCTCTGAGGTCTCCAGGTTATCTCTGCGGCCTGGTACCAGGTAACCCCAGCCGTGTTGGTCGGTGTAGTGCAGGGGATAGCCGTCCCATGTGAGGCCCATGAGCTTGGGCGTGACCCTCATCTGCAGACT
The sequence above is drawn from the Carassius gibelio isolate Cgi1373 ecotype wild population from Czech Republic chromosome B25, carGib1.2-hapl.c, whole genome shotgun sequence genome and encodes:
- the polg gene encoding DNA polymerase subunit gamma-1; this translates as MMLRLISCHRWQTFIRTGVWVRWCSTSVKPKSQQGSDQTRLNPLHIQMLSRNLQEQIFRGQTQEYTDEDVERSIRHLQQHKLWGKEADLLPDVELKLPQMYGKDIDEHFRLLAQKQSLPYLDAASQLQRARLPMMPKEWAWGVGWTRYGPGGEHQSVNFPEERAIVFDVEVCMEEGHCPTLAVAVSPNAWYSWCSKRLIEDRYTWSSDLTLSDLIPLETPENSSQPRGAVWQERLVVGHNVSFDRAHIKEQYLLKGSKMRFLDTMSLHMAISGLTGFQRSLWMASKYGKRRGLQEVKEHMKRLGRRSEGPKIGSWEWVDISSINNLADVHALYVGGEPLSKEPRDLFVKGSMADIRTHFQELMQYCALDVLATHEVFIQQLPLFMERCPHPVTLAGMLEMGVCYLPVNQNWKRYLEDAQTTYEELQREMKKSLMILADDACQLLEDERYKDDPWLWDLDWDVQDFKLKKIPVSKKKAKQEAEATAAAKENVPEDWNEDPGPPSEEEQAGLHPSRELLQRLKETVSYLPKRRQHLPAHPSWYRKLCVKMSEDWSPGASLISLQMRVTPKLMGLTWDGYPLHYTDQHGWGYLVPGRRDNLETSEDGEGPVCPYRAIESIYKEYCERKGKEQPQYPDSPPSDDFMLTDSAVWQTVEEVSRLEVFDDEALSTAGPSKRIKKKQNSFTENGNGECPYHNGNGPYDDVNIPGCWFFKLPHKDGNENNVGSPFSKDFLSKMEDGTLQAGRRGTNATRALEINKMMSFWRNAQKRISSQKVVWLRKAELPRTVRRHDDFDEEGQYGAILPQVITAGTVTRRAVEPTWLTASNARKDRVGSELKAMVQVPPGYHLVGADVDSQELWIAAILGEAQFAGMHGCTAFGWMTLQGKKSQGTDLHSRTADAVGISREHAKVFNYGRIYGAGQPFAERLLMQFNHRLSQQEAARKARQMYALTKGLRRYQLSEEGEWLVKELNVVVERAEDDSISLQDLRKISKLASQSTTRGRKRKWNLTGRRVWAGGTESEMFNKLESIAHSEEPATPVLGCRISRALEPSAVQDEFITSRINWVVQSSAVDYLHLMLVAMRWLFEEHDIDGRFCISIHDEVRYLVTSEDRYRAALALQIANLLTRCMFAYKLGMMDLPQSVAFFSAVDIDKCLRKEVTMDCVTPSNPTGVERRYGLRQGEVLDIYQIIEITKASFAKGKQQATRI